A portion of the Adhaeribacter radiodurans genome contains these proteins:
- a CDS encoding DUF3810 domain-containing protein, protein MSKKNRDIFIYLSLPLQIILVKLIAANPLLVEKFYTGLFYKKLSQFLRILFGSFSFPIGQILFYSLVLGLIIAIVKHIRKLALRQISLKEFGRSSLLGIFTFLSIFYFLFTGMWGLNYHRRPLEQIVQIKEAPVSSADLEKLCLRLIQLTNASRNQLTQNQSQPLHAPISQVKMLAQATAGFKAVAPAFPELAYSHYSVKAVYVPQVMSFFGVSGIYFPFTGEANVNMHPPAYLLPGTICHEMAHQIGFASEDEANFVSYLVCRLNPDPFFQYSGNYMALKYAMNRLRKVNPRAYKKMRRYYSSGLKQDLAENRRYWESFQNPIEVFSGWFYDLFLKANDQADGIKSYSKVVELLMGEFRKNKLTYNVNSVPVSEKEFLLSNQR, encoded by the coding sequence GTGAGTAAAAAAAACAGAGACATCTTTATCTATCTGAGTCTACCGCTACAAATAATTTTAGTAAAACTAATTGCTGCTAATCCGTTGCTGGTAGAAAAATTCTATACAGGCTTGTTTTACAAAAAACTAAGCCAATTTTTAAGAATACTATTTGGTAGTTTCTCTTTCCCGATTGGACAAATTTTATTTTATAGCCTGGTACTCGGATTAATAATTGCCATTGTAAAACATATTCGAAAATTAGCTCTCCGGCAAATTAGTTTAAAAGAATTTGGCCGTTCCAGTTTACTGGGCATTTTTACTTTTTTGTCTATTTTTTATTTTCTATTTACTGGCATGTGGGGTTTAAATTACCATCGCCGGCCCCTTGAGCAAATTGTGCAAATAAAAGAAGCTCCAGTTTCAAGTGCCGACCTGGAAAAATTGTGCCTCCGACTTATTCAACTTACTAATGCCAGCCGCAATCAACTTACTCAAAACCAGAGCCAGCCTTTACATGCACCAATTAGCCAAGTTAAAATGTTAGCCCAGGCTACCGCGGGTTTTAAAGCAGTAGCGCCAGCTTTTCCGGAATTAGCTTACTCACATTATTCGGTTAAGGCCGTTTATGTACCGCAGGTAATGTCTTTTTTTGGGGTGAGTGGAATTTATTTTCCGTTTACCGGCGAAGCTAACGTAAACATGCACCCGCCGGCGTATTTATTGCCCGGAACCATTTGCCATGAAATGGCGCACCAAATAGGCTTTGCTTCCGAAGATGAGGCAAATTTTGTTTCGTATCTGGTTTGCCGTTTAAACCCGGATCCTTTTTTTCAATATTCCGGTAATTATATGGCTTTAAAATACGCTATGAACCGGTTACGAAAAGTAAATCCTCGGGCTTACAAGAAAATGAGGCGATACTACAGTTCGGGTTTAAAACAAGACTTGGCCGAAAACCGACGGTATTGGGAAAGTTTTCAAAATCCGATTGAAGTATTTAGCGGATGGTTTTACGATTTATTTTTGAAAGCCAATGATCAAGCTGACGGAATAAAAAGTTATTCGAAGGTAGTGGAGTTATTGATGGGCGAATTCCGGAAGAATAAATTAACCTACAACGTAAATTCTGTACCAGTTTCTGAAAAAGAATTCTTGTTATCAAATCAGAGATAA
- a CDS encoding vanadium-dependent haloperoxidase encodes MKQLTLLLFLTALLNAAVSKAGTPAYPAAARNYVQTVKKLTDIMVRDVTGPCAAARYYAYANLAAYEVQRQLANPANYVAYQGMLRDYPEIPVATPNQTIDVNFSSLYALLRMGEELLPSGYLLEEARKNLIDEAGSKYRLNKEIITNSTAYADLIVKQLMRYAAKDGYLKTTGYMRYTPLKEAQNWQPTPPGYLEAYEPYWGSLRPFLLDSAAQFKPLPAVPFNKQVGTPFYNLANEVYDVTRNLNQEQKNIANFWDCNPFFLVLQGHVSYGKKKISPGGHWMGITGIACMQKQLSLAETVRWHTVVGLTMSDAFISCWNEKYRSNRIRPETFINTQIDKDWRSLLQTPPFPEYTSGHSVVSSAVALVLTALAGENFAYNDTVEVEFGLPARKFSSFQQAAQEAAISRLYGGIHYRDAVDNGFIQGQQIGQFVLQKIKPDK; translated from the coding sequence ATGAAGCAGCTTACTTTACTTTTATTTTTAACTGCTTTACTAAATGCAGCTGTTAGCAAAGCGGGAACACCTGCTTACCCGGCCGCTGCCAGGAACTACGTACAAACGGTAAAGAAATTAACCGACATAATGGTACGAGACGTGACCGGACCTTGTGCGGCCGCCCGGTACTATGCCTATGCTAATTTAGCCGCCTATGAAGTTCAACGGCAACTAGCTAATCCTGCAAATTATGTTGCTTACCAAGGCATGCTGCGCGATTACCCGGAAATACCTGTTGCTACTCCTAATCAAACCATTGATGTTAATTTTTCCAGTTTATACGCGCTGCTCCGGATGGGGGAAGAATTATTGCCTTCTGGTTATTTGCTCGAAGAAGCGCGTAAGAATTTAATAGATGAAGCTGGTTCTAAGTATCGTTTAAACAAAGAAATAATTACTAACTCTACTGCTTACGCAGATCTGATTGTAAAACAATTAATGCGGTATGCTGCTAAAGATGGTTACTTAAAAACTACCGGGTATATGCGGTATACGCCACTTAAAGAAGCACAAAACTGGCAACCTACTCCTCCCGGCTACCTGGAAGCTTACGAACCGTACTGGGGCAGTTTACGACCTTTCCTGTTAGATAGTGCGGCTCAGTTTAAGCCATTGCCGGCTGTACCTTTTAATAAACAGGTGGGTACTCCTTTCTATAACTTAGCTAATGAAGTATACGATGTTACCCGTAATCTGAATCAGGAGCAAAAGAATATTGCCAACTTCTGGGACTGTAATCCATTTTTCCTGGTATTGCAAGGGCACGTTAGTTACGGAAAGAAGAAAATTTCTCCCGGTGGGCATTGGATGGGAATTACCGGGATTGCCTGTATGCAAAAGCAGCTTTCCTTAGCCGAAACCGTTCGTTGGCATACAGTAGTGGGGCTTACCATGTCGGATGCTTTTATTTCTTGCTGGAACGAGAAATACCGGAGCAATCGAATAAGGCCAGAAACTTTTATTAATACCCAAATTGATAAAGATTGGCGCTCTTTGCTGCAAACTCCGCCCTTTCCGGAATATACCAGTGGGCACAGCGTGGTATCGTCGGCGGTGGCACTGGTGTTAACGGCCTTAGCCGGTGAAAATTTTGCTTATAATGATACAGTAGAAGTAGAGTTTGGCCTGCCTGCCCGCAAATTTAGTTCTTTTCAACAGGCTGCTCAAGAAGCCGCTATTTCTCGACTTTACGGAGGCATTCACTACCGGGATGCGGTAGATAATGGTTTTATACAAGGGCAACAAATTGGGCAGTTTGTATTACAGAAAATAAAGCCAGACAAATAG
- a CDS encoding SusC/RagA family TonB-linked outer membrane protein gives MTVSAQIPIKGRVTGAGNEALPGVSIVVQGTSQGTTTDVNGDYSLQAPATGTLVFSYIGYNSRTVPINNQATINITLEADTKQLNEVVVTALGIQREKKALGYSVTEVGGENLTQARENNLSNALSGRVAGVNVSGVASGPAGSSRVVIRGNKSLQGNNQPLYVVDGIPMDNSNFGQAGVWGGVDRGDGMASINPDDIESMTVLKGASAAALYGARAANGVINITTKKGSKRKGIGVEYNSNFVMESINNLTDLQKDFGSGNYVRSNPNDPTSPFVASKPTSAQQAYNWGDVSWGPRFDGSQVMQFDGVTRPYSYTGDNWKRFYETGTAWTNTLSLTGGGENQTFRFSVSDLRSKSTMPNSGFDRLNMSLATDGKFGKNLTFNAKILYSHEDADNRPWLSDSPNNAFQSIYRMPGNHNVLDYKGDPSKLGAIPANTDPALLSIWGKSVGEEFQQSNNPWGQNPYWVAYQVSVDDVRDRIIPSAQLRYNLTDYLYISGRAGMDWFTRRDQQIVPQGTGHTRGGSMNEGEDRVREINMESILGFDKTFGKIGVNAFVGANRMRRNSERLNLNGNGFNVPFEHFINNSATRTYDFGYSESGINSLFASAEISFNQFLYLTGTMRKDWFSVLNPNINDITYPSIGASFVFTDAFSTLPQWLSFGKVRASWAQVGNVTVGPYQTNNTYSLLGATHLGRPMASFSTAGGSNGSIPNPDLLPLTSTEIELGTDLRFLQDRLGLEFTYYHQKTTNDILNATISRASGFGSTLVNVGELENKGIEVLLNATPVRGAFTWDASLNFARNRNKVIKLIEGNDELIVEEPRTRTVFVKHIVGQPFGELTGWVQKKSPDGQLVFEPNGAPVQSDEMEIIGNGLADWTGGFNNTFSFKNFNLGVLVDFKLGGDIYSGTNVRLTQWGLHKQSLQGREGEAPLTVSGVTQNGTDTGGNPIYEQFSKTLSPQEAQNYWSQLGERAQDRFVYDASFAKLRQLTFGYNFPQAILKKTPFQSLSLSFVGRNLAILWKKTDNIDPESSYSSGNGQGLDYFGMPRSRSYGFNLRVGF, from the coding sequence ATGACAGTGAGTGCGCAAATTCCTATTAAAGGAAGGGTTACGGGCGCCGGCAACGAGGCCTTACCAGGGGTGAGTATTGTTGTGCAAGGAACCTCACAAGGAACTACAACGGATGTTAATGGCGATTATTCGTTACAGGCACCTGCTACAGGCACCTTGGTTTTCTCTTATATTGGATATAATTCAAGAACTGTTCCGATTAACAATCAGGCAACGATTAATATAACTCTGGAAGCGGATACCAAGCAATTAAACGAAGTAGTAGTTACCGCATTAGGTATTCAGCGGGAGAAAAAAGCCTTAGGTTATTCGGTAACGGAAGTAGGCGGCGAAAATTTAACCCAAGCCCGGGAAAATAACTTATCTAATGCTCTTTCTGGTAGAGTAGCCGGGGTAAACGTAAGTGGAGTTGCATCTGGTCCAGCCGGATCTTCGCGAGTAGTAATCCGGGGTAATAAATCTTTACAGGGCAACAACCAGCCCCTCTACGTAGTGGATGGTATTCCAATGGACAACTCGAACTTTGGTCAGGCCGGAGTTTGGGGCGGTGTTGACCGGGGTGATGGTATGGCCAGTATTAACCCCGATGATATTGAATCCATGACGGTATTAAAAGGTGCCAGTGCCGCCGCCCTTTACGGAGCCAGAGCAGCTAATGGTGTTATTAACATTACTACTAAAAAAGGTTCTAAGAGAAAAGGTATTGGAGTTGAATACAACTCTAACTTTGTAATGGAAAGTATTAATAACTTAACTGATTTACAAAAAGACTTCGGCAGTGGTAATTACGTACGGTCTAATCCCAACGACCCGACTTCTCCGTTTGTGGCTTCTAAACCAACCAGCGCGCAGCAAGCGTATAACTGGGGCGATGTTTCCTGGGGACCACGTTTCGATGGCAGCCAGGTTATGCAGTTTGATGGTGTAACCCGCCCTTATTCTTATACTGGTGATAATTGGAAACGTTTTTATGAAACGGGTACTGCCTGGACAAATACGCTTTCTTTAACCGGCGGCGGCGAAAATCAAACTTTTCGTTTTTCCGTTTCTGACTTGCGTAGTAAATCTACTATGCCTAACTCTGGTTTCGATCGTTTAAATATGTCTTTAGCTACCGATGGTAAGTTTGGTAAAAACCTTACTTTCAATGCTAAAATATTGTATTCGCACGAAGATGCAGATAACCGCCCTTGGTTATCTGACTCACCAAATAATGCCTTCCAATCTATCTACCGGATGCCTGGTAACCATAATGTGTTAGATTATAAAGGCGATCCAAGTAAATTAGGTGCCATTCCGGCTAATACCGATCCTGCACTATTAAGTATTTGGGGCAAATCAGTAGGCGAAGAGTTTCAACAATCGAACAACCCATGGGGACAAAACCCATATTGGGTAGCCTACCAAGTATCCGTAGATGATGTGCGCGACCGGATTATTCCTTCGGCGCAGTTGCGGTATAACCTGACTGATTATTTATACATTTCGGGTCGGGCCGGTATGGACTGGTTCACCAGAAGAGATCAGCAAATTGTACCCCAAGGAACGGGTCATACCCGTGGTGGTTCTATGAACGAAGGCGAAGACCGGGTAAGGGAAATTAACATGGAATCTATTTTAGGATTTGATAAAACCTTTGGCAAGATTGGAGTGAATGCTTTTGTTGGTGCTAACCGCATGCGTCGGAATAGTGAGCGGCTTAACTTAAATGGTAACGGCTTTAACGTTCCTTTCGAGCACTTTATTAATAACTCTGCTACCCGTACTTACGACTTTGGCTACTCTGAATCAGGCATTAACTCTTTATTTGCTTCCGCAGAAATTAGCTTTAATCAATTTCTGTATTTAACTGGAACTATGCGTAAAGATTGGTTCTCGGTTTTGAATCCTAATATTAACGATATTACCTATCCATCTATTGGCGCCAGCTTTGTATTTACCGATGCGTTCTCTACTTTGCCACAGTGGTTAAGTTTTGGTAAAGTGCGGGCTTCCTGGGCTCAGGTAGGTAACGTAACCGTAGGACCATACCAAACTAATAATACCTACTCTTTATTAGGCGCTACCCACTTAGGCCGGCCAATGGCTTCTTTCTCCACTGCGGGTGGTAGCAACGGTTCAATTCCAAACCCAGACCTTTTACCTTTAACATCCACTGAGATTGAATTAGGTACTGATTTGCGCTTTTTACAAGATCGGTTAGGTTTAGAGTTTACCTATTATCATCAAAAAACTACCAACGATATCTTAAATGCTACTATTTCCCGGGCATCTGGCTTTGGTTCTACTTTAGTTAACGTAGGTGAATTGGAAAATAAAGGCATTGAGGTGTTATTAAATGCTACTCCAGTAAGAGGAGCCTTTACCTGGGATGCTTCTTTAAACTTTGCCCGTAACCGCAATAAAGTAATTAAGTTAATTGAAGGTAACGACGAACTAATTGTAGAAGAGCCTCGCACCCGTACTGTTTTTGTTAAACATATTGTGGGTCAGCCTTTCGGTGAGTTAACTGGTTGGGTGCAAAAGAAATCACCTGATGGCCAGTTAGTATTTGAACCAAATGGTGCTCCGGTACAATCTGATGAGATGGAGATTATTGGTAACGGCTTAGCCGATTGGACCGGTGGTTTTAACAACACTTTCTCCTTCAAAAACTTCAACTTAGGTGTGCTGGTAGATTTTAAATTAGGAGGTGATATTTATTCTGGTACTAACGTGCGTTTAACCCAATGGGGCTTACATAAACAATCATTGCAAGGACGAGAAGGAGAAGCTCCATTAACCGTTTCAGGTGTTACCCAGAATGGTACGGATACAGGTGGTAATCCTATCTACGAGCAATTCTCAAAAACACTTAGTCCACAAGAAGCTCAGAATTACTGGAGCCAATTAGGCGAAAGAGCCCAGGACCGCTTTGTGTACGATGCTTCTTTTGCGAAACTTCGTCAGTTAACTTTTGGCTACAACTTCCCGCAAGCTATCCTGAAAAAGACTCCTTTCCAGAGCTTGAGCTTATCTTTTGTAGGTCGTAACCTGGCCATTCTCTGGAAGAAAACCGATAATATCGATCCAGAGTCTAGCTATTCCAGCGGTAACGGCCAAGGTTTGGATTACTTCGGTATGCCACGGTCACGTAGTTACGGCTTCAATCTGCGGGTAGGATTTTGA
- a CDS encoding VCBS repeat-containing protein: MKAKIFTLKRIHPSTRSSSQQLNSLKYFWLISFCLLFVFCGPNARAQFTLLNPKQTGIQFVNKLIESESANVLAYEYFYNGGGVAVGDLNNDGLPDLYFTGNMGADRLYLNQGNLQFKDVTAQAGINKGRGWKTGVTLVDLNKDGWLDIYVCYSGNGEPKDRRNKLFINNQNLTFTEKAAEYGLDLPTHSTQAVFFDYDKDGDLDCYSLNHNIKDFKRFDAAAVKAMRDEFAGDRLLRNDNGKFVDVSANAGIKGNPIGFGLGIAIADVNLDGWPDIYVSNDYIEQDYLYLNNGNGTFTDKLEQSIGHLSYFSMGNEIADINNDGLPDIFTLDMLPADNHRQKLLYGPENYETYYNMLKNGFYHQIMRNMLQLNNGDGTFSEIGQLAGVSNTDWSWTPLVADFDNDGWKDLFITNGYLRDYTNMDFMKYYADQKMKEDQGNPTALMDILKQMPSTATQNYIFRNNGRLGFQNKVKEWGFDQAFLSNGAVYADLDNDGDLEIITNNVNKEVALYRNEARSANNNYLQVQLGTGLPAKSLGAKVWVFTKGNSQYQEFYPSRGFQSSMYMPLHFGLGAINQVDSVRVVWPDSKMQTLSQVKINQKVVLEPQAAGKTWKPITRMKSLFTMVSKDTIPFEHYEDDYNDFKRQSLMPNMLSYQGPHLAQADVNSDGLVDIYAAGAKGQAGTLLLQQKNGTWKVSPQADFNTDFMCEDTGALFLDADKDGDQDLYVVSGGFAYMEKDMLLQDRLYLNNGTGTFTRAKDNIPYESSSDACVTALDIDKDGDLDLFVGGRVIPGKYPEPATSRILLNDGKGKFTEGTAQLAPFLEKMGLVTSAVSLDVNKDSWPDLVIAGEWMPITVLLNQKGVLKQAETAITGANTNGWWNRLALEDLDKDGDLDIIAGNFGQNTQLKPSEKEPVTVVYGDFDQNESIDPFVCYYIQGNSYPLVTRDEALNQMIPLRKKFTSYQAYADATLTNILTPEQLSQAKTLKAVNFNSVLLENRGDGTFTSHDLPAEAQFAPVYAIAFLDVDQDGLKDIILGGNQSYSRLKIGKMDANYGMVLRNTGKLQFTYVPQWQSGLQVKGDVRDIAVIKKGGATFLLFGRNNQTVQSYLLNAPGL; encoded by the coding sequence GTGAAAGCAAAAATATTTACCTTAAAACGCATCCATCCATCTACCCGTTCTAGTAGTCAGCAGCTAAACTCTCTAAAATACTTTTGGTTAATTTCTTTTTGTTTGCTGTTCGTTTTTTGTGGGCCAAATGCCAGAGCCCAGTTTACTCTGCTTAATCCAAAGCAAACCGGTATTCAGTTTGTTAATAAACTTATTGAGTCGGAATCGGCTAATGTGCTGGCCTACGAATATTTCTATAACGGGGGAGGAGTGGCGGTAGGCGATCTCAATAACGATGGGCTTCCCGATTTGTATTTTACAGGTAATATGGGGGCAGATCGGCTGTATCTAAATCAAGGTAACCTGCAGTTTAAAGATGTTACGGCGCAAGCCGGAATTAATAAAGGTAGAGGCTGGAAGACCGGCGTTACCCTGGTTGATCTTAATAAAGATGGTTGGCTGGATATTTACGTTTGCTACTCCGGCAACGGTGAACCAAAAGATCGGCGCAATAAACTGTTTATCAATAACCAAAATCTTACTTTCACTGAAAAAGCTGCTGAATACGGCTTAGATTTACCCACCCATAGCACCCAAGCTGTTTTCTTCGATTACGACAAAGACGGCGATCTGGACTGTTATTCACTGAATCATAACATAAAAGATTTTAAACGCTTCGACGCGGCTGCCGTGAAAGCCATGCGCGATGAATTTGCCGGCGACCGCCTTCTGCGGAACGATAACGGTAAGTTTGTAGATGTAAGCGCTAACGCCGGTATTAAAGGTAACCCCATTGGTTTTGGGTTGGGCATTGCAATTGCGGATGTAAACCTGGATGGCTGGCCCGATATTTACGTGTCGAACGATTACATTGAACAGGATTATCTTTACCTGAACAACGGCAACGGAACTTTCACCGATAAGTTAGAGCAATCTATAGGTCACCTGAGTTATTTTTCGATGGGCAACGAAATTGCCGATATAAATAATGATGGTTTGCCGGATATTTTTACCCTGGACATGCTGCCTGCCGACAACCACCGGCAAAAACTATTATACGGGCCGGAAAACTACGAGACCTATTATAATATGCTTAAAAACGGGTTCTATCACCAGATTATGCGCAATATGCTGCAACTCAACAACGGCGATGGAACTTTCAGTGAGATTGGGCAACTGGCAGGCGTATCGAATACCGATTGGAGTTGGACTCCTTTAGTGGCTGATTTTGATAACGATGGCTGGAAAGATTTGTTTATTACCAACGGCTACCTCCGCGATTACACCAATATGGACTTCATGAAGTATTACGCGGACCAGAAAATGAAAGAAGACCAGGGTAACCCCACTGCCCTAATGGACATTCTGAAGCAAATGCCTTCTACGGCTACCCAAAACTATATTTTCCGGAATAATGGCCGCTTAGGGTTTCAGAATAAAGTAAAAGAATGGGGCTTCGATCAGGCTTTTCTTTCGAACGGTGCCGTTTACGCCGATTTAGACAATGACGGCGACCTGGAAATTATTACTAATAACGTTAATAAAGAAGTTGCTCTCTATCGGAACGAGGCTCGTTCGGCTAACAATAATTACTTGCAAGTACAATTAGGAACTGGGCTGCCGGCCAAATCATTAGGTGCCAAAGTTTGGGTATTTACTAAAGGTAATTCTCAGTACCAGGAGTTTTATCCTTCCCGTGGCTTTCAATCCAGCATGTACATGCCTTTGCATTTTGGTTTGGGAGCTATAAACCAGGTAGATAGCGTGCGAGTAGTTTGGCCAGATAGTAAAATGCAGACACTAAGCCAAGTAAAAATCAATCAAAAAGTAGTTTTAGAGCCCCAAGCGGCTGGTAAAACCTGGAAACCAATTACTCGGATGAAGTCTTTGTTTACTATGGTAAGTAAGGATACTATTCCTTTTGAGCATTACGAAGATGATTACAACGATTTCAAACGCCAGTCGCTTATGCCCAATATGCTTTCTTACCAAGGACCGCATTTGGCGCAGGCAGATGTTAACAGCGATGGTTTAGTAGATATTTATGCGGCCGGAGCCAAAGGTCAAGCGGGTACTTTATTGTTACAACAAAAAAATGGCACCTGGAAAGTCTCGCCTCAGGCTGATTTTAACACCGATTTTATGTGCGAAGATACGGGTGCGTTGTTCTTGGATGCTGATAAAGATGGCGATCAGGATTTATACGTGGTAAGTGGTGGCTTTGCTTACATGGAGAAAGACATGCTTTTGCAAGATCGGTTATACCTGAACAATGGTACCGGAACCTTTACCCGCGCCAAAGATAATATTCCTTACGAAAGCAGCAGCGATGCTTGTGTAACTGCTTTAGATATTGATAAAGACGGCGATTTAGATTTGTTTGTGGGTGGCAGAGTCATTCCGGGCAAATATCCGGAGCCGGCCACCAGTCGTATTTTACTAAATGATGGTAAAGGAAAATTTACTGAAGGAACTGCTCAATTGGCGCCTTTCCTGGAAAAAATGGGTCTGGTAACCAGTGCTGTTTCGCTGGACGTAAATAAAGATAGCTGGCCTGATTTAGTTATTGCCGGGGAATGGATGCCCATTACGGTTTTACTAAATCAAAAAGGTGTATTAAAGCAGGCGGAGACAGCCATAACCGGAGCAAATACCAATGGTTGGTGGAACCGTTTAGCTTTAGAAGATTTAGACAAAGATGGCGATTTAGATATTATAGCCGGAAATTTCGGGCAGAATACGCAATTAAAGCCTTCCGAGAAAGAACCGGTTACTGTAGTGTACGGCGACTTTGACCAGAATGAATCAATTGATCCTTTTGTTTGCTATTACATTCAAGGAAACTCCTACCCATTGGTAACCCGCGACGAAGCTCTTAACCAAATGATTCCGTTGCGGAAGAAATTTACCAGTTATCAGGCTTATGCCGATGCTACTTTAACCAATATTTTAACGCCCGAACAATTAAGTCAGGCTAAGACATTAAAAGCCGTTAATTTTAATTCGGTTCTGTTGGAAAATAGAGGCGATGGAACTTTTACTTCGCATGATTTACCTGCCGAAGCGCAGTTTGCACCGGTTTACGCGATTGCTTTTTTGGATGTAGACCAGGATGGATTGAAAGATATTATATTAGGCGGTAATCAATCGTACTCACGATTAAAAATTGGCAAAATGGATGCTAATTACGGTATGGTATTGCGTAATACCGGCAAGCTGCAATTTACCTATGTGCCGCAATGGCAAAGTGGCTTACAGGTAAAAGGCGATGTGCGGGATATTGCGGTGATTAAAAAAGGCGGTGCTACCTTCCTGCTATTTGGCCGGAATAACCAAACTGTCCAGAGTTATTTACTAAATGCGCCCGGTTTATGA
- a CDS encoding nucleoside hydrolase, with amino-acid sequence MKKPVSLIFDTDIGPDYDDVGAITLLHALADSGQVNILATIASDKYAKVSQVLSVFNTYFNRPNIPIAVPKGKAVDDPDSQHWSDTIVARYPHRVKSNAEVPDAVTLYRQILAKQPDKSVTIVTVGFFTNLANLLESKPDQYSKLSGKELINQKVKQLVSMAGKFPEGREYNVYRDTEASIKALNNWPTPIIFSGFEIGEKVKTGIPLIQNKSITKSPTKDVFRISIPKAREDKNGRMSWDQTAVLVAIKGAAPYYELKPGRIVVKADGSNTWDSTKKGQFYLVEKRPATEVTAYINKLMMHQPKKKS; translated from the coding sequence ATGAAGAAGCCGGTATCTTTAATCTTTGACACGGATATTGGGCCCGATTACGATGATGTAGGAGCAATTACCTTACTGCACGCTTTAGCCGATAGCGGTCAGGTAAATATTTTGGCTACAATTGCCAGCGATAAGTACGCCAAGGTAAGCCAGGTGCTTAGTGTATTTAATACTTACTTTAACCGGCCAAATATCCCGATTGCCGTACCAAAAGGAAAAGCCGTAGATGATCCTGATTCGCAACATTGGTCCGATACCATTGTAGCCCGTTATCCGCATCGTGTTAAATCTAATGCCGAAGTACCCGATGCAGTAACCCTGTACCGTCAAATACTAGCCAAACAACCCGATAAGAGCGTAACCATTGTAACCGTAGGTTTCTTTACCAATTTAGCAAATTTGTTAGAATCTAAGCCTGATCAATATTCCAAACTATCGGGTAAAGAACTAATAAACCAGAAAGTAAAACAACTGGTAAGTATGGCCGGTAAATTTCCGGAAGGCCGGGAGTATAACGTTTATAGAGATACCGAAGCTTCTATTAAGGCTTTAAACAATTGGCCCACTCCAATTATATTCAGCGGGTTTGAAATCGGCGAAAAAGTTAAAACCGGTATTCCGCTTATTCAAAATAAAAGCATTACCAAGAGCCCGACAAAGGATGTATTCCGGATAAGTATACCAAAAGCTAGAGAAGATAAAAATGGCCGTATGAGTTGGGACCAAACGGCGGTTTTAGTAGCTATAAAAGGAGCGGCACCTTACTATGAGCTGAAACCGGGTAGAATAGTGGTGAAGGCAGATGGTTCTAATACCTGGGATAGTACTAAAAAAGGACAGTTTTACTTAGTTGAAAAACGCCCGGCAACGGAGGTAACCGCTTATATCAACAAACTAATGATGCATCAACCCAAAAAGAAAAGTTAA